One Pseudomonas sp. FP1742 genomic window carries:
- a CDS encoding CS1 type fimbrial major subunit produces MFKKFAIAVPMTLLALSSSVAFAAEESRTSINISATIPSKVFHAQPRDPNFGKDEKMAYVLGAGTLTPIRATYDVQHTNGSVGAYVEGGPQPLSNGINTIALSYMFNGTTLTGVSQEVVGDAESNGGMQADLVIAAAKPTDSQNGLYTANPVVIFDAIPRIP; encoded by the coding sequence ATGTTCAAGAAGTTTGCAATCGCCGTTCCGATGACCCTGCTGGCCCTGAGCTCTTCGGTAGCGTTCGCTGCGGAAGAATCGCGCACCTCCATCAACATCAGCGCCACCATTCCAAGCAAGGTATTCCATGCTCAGCCGCGGGACCCGAACTTCGGTAAAGATGAAAAAATGGCCTACGTACTGGGGGCCGGTACGCTGACTCCGATCCGTGCGACTTATGATGTACAGCACACCAACGGTTCGGTCGGCGCCTACGTCGAAGGCGGCCCGCAGCCATTGTCCAACGGCATCAACACCATCGCATTGAGTTACATGTTCAATGGCACAACCCTGACCGGCGTGTCACAGGAAGTGGTCGGCGACGCCGAGTCCAATGGCGGCATGCAAGCTGACCTGGTGATTGCCGCTGCCAAACCAACCGACAGCCAGAATGGCCTGTACACCGCCAATCCAGTGGTGATCTTCGATGCCATTCCTCGCATTCCGTAA
- a CDS encoding TcfC E-set like domain-containing protein, translated as MFPMTPIATALALCFCATALAAPADNGHTPRSLLAQAKGLPSEFEEHFFDVPLAVRVELDQQFLGEAMVVLTRDDRITLVDFADVSDSTIKPSERDIWANYLKQGVALGGCQAKCPEQLLAVHYSLENSLVSILTQNAERDDQVQRYYNLPENGSTGLIVRNQLNLNGGQNQDLGGRYGLEASSSLGNWTQAVNMQLSRLGGLDNKLYHAVHELFTQRELEGNFLRLGYFTPTSEGLTRQPRTFGVSPDTALGVMYGSSDSLAINNPKPAVYPIYVTANRQGSVEIYRDGLLINTQAVPAGLQTLDTRPLPGGIYEVEVRLIEDGQITSSTQELVYKPNNWRNHDERWRYNLFAGRESKLLSNWEEQADGDMTAGAAFNFLLHPRVILGLSGRQVRDSLQYGTSVDWAIVNNASVYANVYKTEDYGTGLDVQGLYSYGSGSIVASHNRSWLDTTRLYDTLPDGTRVRQRNVFIGQTSNSSLSINHRLSSKNSVNARVSHSEGNTNGTGVDLGWTQRTQLFGSDANWRLSLFDRPGSVSSGDDRNRGIDLSVNIALGGPGEQLSGSIGSRTDRDGGRDNNASITYRKTLQDHLLQSVSATAITDTYGIGLNAMATMSSDLVNGDGFIQRSSFNNDFTGGLNLDSTVAVGGQKMVMTSQYHRNGAGMIIDVESDIEDIALRADDLSGGSAVLKPGRNFVPITAYKSSSVSFDFEGNHVPAATIQPARSSYHLNKGGVEYRQVKVMKTLTVLGRLIDPQGNPLKGHHIINHASRGVSEVDGFFSMEMNAGSPTLEVRHGSQLLCQFRLDPNNGRTENNVLMIGDLRCTPDTLADATFMAPTAG; from the coding sequence ATGTTCCCGATGACTCCCATCGCGACGGCGCTTGCCCTATGTTTTTGTGCAACTGCCCTGGCCGCGCCGGCGGATAACGGCCACACACCTCGAAGTCTGTTGGCGCAAGCCAAAGGTTTGCCGAGCGAGTTCGAAGAGCATTTCTTTGATGTGCCATTGGCGGTGCGCGTGGAACTTGACCAACAGTTTCTCGGTGAGGCGATGGTCGTGTTGACCCGCGACGATCGCATCACCCTCGTTGACTTCGCCGATGTCAGCGACAGCACGATCAAGCCCAGTGAACGCGACATCTGGGCCAACTATCTGAAACAAGGCGTAGCGTTGGGTGGCTGCCAGGCGAAATGCCCCGAGCAGCTATTGGCCGTGCACTACAGCCTGGAAAACTCACTGGTGTCGATCCTCACCCAAAACGCTGAGCGCGACGATCAGGTACAGCGTTATTACAACCTGCCCGAAAACGGCAGCACCGGGTTGATCGTGCGCAACCAGCTGAACCTCAACGGCGGGCAGAACCAGGACCTGGGCGGGCGCTACGGCCTGGAAGCCAGCAGCAGCCTGGGCAACTGGACCCAGGCCGTCAATATGCAACTGTCTCGACTCGGTGGTCTGGATAACAAGCTGTATCACGCGGTGCATGAGCTCTTTACCCAGCGCGAGCTGGAGGGCAACTTTCTGCGCCTGGGCTATTTCACACCCACGTCCGAAGGCCTGACCCGTCAGCCGCGCACGTTTGGCGTGAGCCCCGACACCGCATTGGGCGTCATGTACGGCAGCTCCGACAGCCTGGCCATCAACAACCCGAAACCGGCGGTCTATCCGATCTACGTTACCGCCAATCGACAGGGTTCGGTGGAGATCTACCGCGACGGTTTGCTGATCAACACCCAGGCGGTGCCTGCCGGGTTGCAGACCCTCGATACGCGTCCGCTGCCCGGCGGTATTTATGAAGTGGAAGTGCGCCTGATCGAAGACGGCCAAATCACCTCCAGCACTCAGGAGCTGGTCTACAAACCCAACAACTGGCGTAACCATGACGAGCGCTGGCGCTACAACCTGTTCGCCGGCCGCGAATCGAAATTGCTCAGTAACTGGGAAGAGCAGGCCGACGGCGACATGACGGCGGGGGCCGCGTTCAACTTCCTGCTGCACCCGCGAGTCATCCTGGGCCTGTCGGGTCGACAGGTGCGCGACTCTCTGCAATACGGCACGTCGGTCGATTGGGCAATCGTCAACAACGCCAGCGTCTATGCCAACGTCTACAAAACCGAGGACTACGGTACCGGCCTCGACGTGCAAGGGCTTTATTCCTATGGCAGCGGTAGCATTGTTGCCAGCCATAACCGTAGCTGGCTCGATACCACCCGGCTGTACGACACGCTGCCCGATGGCACGCGGGTGCGTCAGCGCAACGTATTCATTGGCCAGACCAGCAACTCTTCCCTGTCGATAAACCATCGACTCAGCAGCAAAAACTCGGTCAATGCCCGGGTGTCCCACAGCGAAGGCAACACCAACGGGACGGGCGTGGATCTGGGCTGGACCCAGCGCACCCAACTGTTTGGCAGTGACGCCAATTGGCGCCTGTCGCTGTTTGATCGACCGGGCAGCGTGAGTTCGGGAGACGACCGCAATCGGGGTATCGACTTGAGCGTCAACATCGCGCTGGGCGGCCCCGGTGAACAGCTTTCCGGCAGTATCGGCAGCCGCACCGACCGTGATGGCGGGCGCGACAACAACGCTTCGATCACCTACCGCAAAACCCTTCAGGACCATCTGCTGCAAAGCGTCTCCGCCACGGCCATCACCGACACCTACGGCATCGGGTTGAATGCCATGGCGACCATGAGTTCCGACCTGGTCAACGGCGACGGCTTTATCCAGCGCTCGTCCTTCAACAACGACTTTACCGGGGGCTTGAACCTCGACAGCACCGTGGCCGTCGGCGGGCAAAAAATGGTCATGACCAGCCAATATCACCGCAACGGTGCCGGCATGATCATCGACGTGGAGTCGGACATCGAGGACATCGCCTTGCGCGCCGATGATTTGAGTGGCGGCAGCGCGGTACTCAAGCCCGGGCGCAATTTCGTGCCGATCACCGCGTACAAAAGCAGCTCGGTCAGTTTCGATTTCGAGGGCAACCACGTTCCGGCCGCCACCATCCAACCGGCCCGTTCCAGCTATCACCTGAACAAGGGCGGTGTGGAATATCGCCAGGTGAAAGTGATGAAAACCCTGACCGTCCTCGGTCGCCTGATCGACCCGCAGGGCAATCCGCTTAAAGGCCACCACATCATCAACCACGCCAGCCGTGGGGTGAGCGAAGTGGACGGCTTCTTCTCCATGGAAATGAATGCGGGTTCACCGACCCTGGAAGTGCGCCACGGCAGCCAGTTGCTGTGCCAGTTCCGCCTGGACCCGAACAATGGGCGTACCGAAAACAACGTGCTGATGATCGGCGATTTGCGTTGCACGCCGGATACGTTGGCCGATGCGACTTTCATGGCTCCAACCGCGGGTTAA